Proteins from a genomic interval of Kribbella aluminosa:
- a CDS encoding YbaB/EbfC family nucleoid-associated protein has product MEPSEIGLGRQLAAIGLQNELERSLAAMNAVQTELESVTATAVSPDRLIKVTIGAHGDVRELQFDPDVFRTQDPQGLAAAILATLSEASTAIAGKIAERYDELVERLA; this is encoded by the coding sequence ATGGAACCGTCGGAGATCGGACTCGGCCGGCAACTGGCCGCGATCGGGCTGCAGAACGAGCTCGAGCGTTCGCTGGCCGCGATGAACGCCGTACAGACCGAGCTGGAGTCCGTCACCGCGACCGCGGTCTCGCCGGACCGGCTGATCAAGGTCACGATCGGCGCCCACGGCGACGTCCGGGAACTCCAGTTCGACCCGGACGTCTTCCGCACCCAGGACCCACAGGGCCTCGCTGCCGCAATCCTCGCCACCCTGTCCGAAGCCAGTACCGCGATCGCCGGCAAGATCGCCGAACGGTACGACGAACTCGTGGAGCGACTCGCATGA
- the mycP gene encoding type VII secretion-associated serine protease mycosin → MTVRTGRWTAAAAGVLLAGLPTMAPTAVAVPPAGMCQNAEAGGTPVSKLPWAQTWLAPDRVPPQVTGRGVTVAVIDSGVDADHPQLNGAVLPGRDLLTPGDLRANFDCVSHGTAVASIIAARPVLGIGFRGIAPGARILPIRVSERDASEQTGEAVDVAVFAGAIRYAADAGASVINISLSMYADLKPVRDAVRYAQRHNALIVAAAGNAHAQQGPDPVTYPAAYPGVVGVGAITIDGNRLSNSQVGSYVDISAPGGGVLAATRVSGHRYYDGTSFAAAFVSGTAALVRSADPQLSASEVANRLIATATPAPGPADQYGAGVVNPYRAVQDVLATAKPAVLPRVRPVKVDAAAERRTAAWNAAGQDGHRIALFAGVFAGLVLIAAFVVPLGRRRSWRAS, encoded by the coding sequence ATGACTGTCAGGACGGGCCGCTGGACCGCGGCCGCCGCCGGGGTGTTGCTGGCCGGGTTGCCGACGATGGCGCCCACCGCAGTCGCCGTACCTCCGGCAGGCATGTGCCAGAACGCCGAAGCCGGCGGCACTCCGGTGAGTAAGTTGCCGTGGGCACAGACCTGGCTGGCCCCGGACCGGGTGCCGCCGCAGGTCACCGGCCGCGGCGTGACCGTCGCGGTGATCGACTCCGGCGTGGACGCCGATCATCCCCAACTGAACGGCGCCGTACTGCCCGGCCGCGACCTGCTGACCCCCGGAGACCTCCGCGCGAACTTCGACTGCGTCTCGCACGGTACGGCGGTGGCGAGCATCATCGCCGCGCGGCCGGTCCTCGGGATCGGGTTCCGCGGGATCGCACCGGGCGCGCGGATCCTGCCGATCCGGGTCAGCGAACGGGACGCGAGCGAGCAGACCGGCGAGGCGGTCGACGTCGCGGTGTTCGCCGGCGCGATCCGGTACGCCGCCGACGCCGGCGCGTCGGTGATCAACATCTCGCTGTCGATGTACGCCGACCTGAAACCGGTCCGGGACGCCGTCCGGTACGCCCAGCGGCACAACGCGCTGATCGTCGCCGCGGCCGGCAACGCGCACGCCCAGCAGGGACCGGACCCGGTCACGTACCCGGCCGCGTACCCCGGTGTCGTCGGCGTCGGCGCGATCACGATCGACGGCAACCGGCTGTCGAACTCGCAGGTCGGCTCGTACGTCGACATCTCCGCGCCCGGCGGCGGCGTACTGGCGGCGACCCGGGTCAGCGGCCACCGGTACTACGACGGCACCAGCTTCGCCGCGGCCTTCGTCAGCGGTACGGCGGCCCTCGTCCGCTCGGCCGATCCGCAGCTGTCCGCGAGCGAGGTGGCGAACCGCCTGATCGCCACGGCTACGCCCGCACCCGGTCCGGCGGATCAGTACGGCGCCGGCGTGGTGAACCCGTACCGGGCCGTGCAGGACGTCCTCGCGACGGCGAAGCCCGCGGTACTGCCGCGGGTCCGTCCCGTCAAGGTCGACGCCGCCGCGGAACGACGTACCGCGGCCTGGAACGCCGCGGGGCAGGACGGTCACCGGATCGCCTTGTTCGCGGGCGTTTTCGCAGGGCTGGTGCTGATCGCGGCCTTCGTCGTACCGCTCGGCCGGCGTCGGAGCTGGCGGGCAAGCTGA